A section of the Humulus lupulus chromosome 2, drHumLupu1.1, whole genome shotgun sequence genome encodes:
- the LOC133814573 gene encoding uncharacterized protein LOC133814573, with amino-acid sequence MEQPIDYEWLPTKCTSCKKLGHTTASCKHASDDVRRKKEPQIKSINDSITEGGNDTAIPSSSIQAQQESQEVPHTNSVPNVSNWVTLRRPGMMKTTDLTPPELHRNSFSVLQEQQKHRIDPILTSDMNGILQYTELLNKVGIGALIETKIKGDKIKDVMTSTFVESDQFLHSRVRLFGRNQDFCLTIVYGSSNLEARKMLWSDLTTLQRPIKPWILLGYFNVVFNVDDRLGGRPISVKEMEDARQWLALGMATEMKTLGPSYTWSNKQEGGARIFSKLDRVFTNENWSDAFPLATAFSQWDVVSDHSFLLIKQVEVRGSGVKPFRFYNMWSTHAKFRETVLASWHKPLEGQCNALVTLGPLR; translated from the exons ATGGAACAGCCTATTGATTATGAGTGGTTACCTACCAAATGCACTAGTTGTAAGAAGTTGGGACACACTACTGCCTCTTGTAAACATGCTTCTGATGATGTTAGGAGGAAGAAAGAGCCACAGATCAAATCGATCAATGATTCAATTACAGAAGGTGGCAATGATACTGCTATTCCAAGTAGCAGTATCCAGGCTCAACAGGAATCTCAAGAAGTGCCTCACACCAATTCTGTTCCAAATGTTTCCAACTGGGTAACTCTGAGAAGACCTGGGATGATGAAAACCACTGATCTGACCCCTCCTGAGCTGCATAGGAACTCCTTCAGTGTTTTGCAAGAACAACAGAAGCACAGGATTGATCCAATTTTGACCTCTGATATGAATGGAATATTGCAATATACTGAGCT GTTGAATAAAGTAGGTATTGGGGCTTTGATTGAAACAAAGATCAAAGGGGACAAAATAAAGGATGTAATGACTTCTACCTTTGTTG AGAGTGATCAGTTTTTACACAGTAGAGTTCGCTTGTTTGGTAGGAACCAAGATTTTTGTCTTACTATTGTCTATGGCTCAAGTAATTTGGAGGCTAGGAAAATGTTATGGTCTGATTTAACCACTTTACAGAGGCCTATAAAGCCTTGGATTCTTTTGGGATATTTTAATGTTGTCTTTAATGTGGATGATAGACTTGGTGGAAGACCTATTTCAGTGAAGGAAATGGAGGACGCTCGTCAGTGGCTAGCTTTAGGGATGGCTACTGAAATGAAGACTTTGGGGCCATCTTACACTTGGTCTAATAAACAAGAAGGGGGAGCTCGAATCTTCTCTAAGTTGGACAGAGTTTTTACTAATGAAAATTGGAGCGATGCATTTCCTTTGGCTACTGCTTTTTCTCAATGGGATGTGGTTTCAGATCACAGTTTTCTTCTTATTAAGCAAGTGGAAGTTAGAGGGTCGGGAGTGAAGCCTTTTCGGTTCTACAATATGTGGTCTACTCATGCTAAGTTTCGAGAGACGGTTTTAGCCAGCTGGCATAAACCTTTAGAGggccaatgtaacgccctggttactctaGGACcattacggtga